The Pseudomonas sp. IAC-BECa141 genome contains the following window.
AGGCACCTGAGGTGTCAGCGAGGCAACATGCGCATAGCCCTTAACGCCCGGATTCTCCAGGCACCGCGCACCGGCATCGGCCATTACGTGGCCGAGCTGGTGAATGCCTTGCACGCGGAAACCGATATCGAAGTGGCGCTGTTCCATGGCTGGGGCTGGAGCTCGCAACTGCCGGAAGCGACGATGCCCGGTTATTCGCGCCTGACGCCGCTGCTGCGACAGATCCCTGGCGCCTATCAGGCGCGCCGCTGGCTGGAGCAGAAACGCTTCGATCAGGGCCCTGCGCAACCGGTCGATCTGTATCACGAACCAAGCCTGTGGCCGCTGGCCTTCGACGGCCCGACCGTGATCACCCTGCACGATCTCACGCACCTGCATTTCCCCGAGACCCAGCCGCCGGCACGGCTGCGGGAAATCGAACGGCGGCTCGCCGACGGCGTACGCCAGGCGCGGATCATTCTGACCGACTCACAAGCCATCGCTGACGAGGCCCGGGATTATTTCGGACTGCCTGCCGAGCGCTTCGTGGTCGCGCCGCTGGGTGTCGCCGAGCGCTTCCATCCGCGCGAGCCGCACGACATCGATGCGGTGCTCAAGGCCCATGCGGTCGAGTGCCGGGAGTATTTCCTGTGTGTCGGGACTCTGGAGCCGCGCAAGAACCTTAACCTGGCCCTGCGCGCCCACGGGCGGCTGCCGGAACGGGTGCGCCAGCGTTTCCCGCTGTTGATCGTCGGCATGGCCGGCTGGCAGCGCGATCAGTTCAGTGAAGAATTGAATCAGGCGCTGGCTTGCGGGCACGTGTGCCTGCTCGGCTATTTGCCCGATGAGCAAGTCGCGCAATTGCTGGCCGGCGCCCGGGCGCTGGTTTTTCCGTCGCTGTATGAGGGGTTCGGCCTGCCGGTGCTGGAAGCGATGGCCAGCGGCACGCCGGTGGTGCTCACCCGCTCTTCGGCCATGCCGGAAGTGGCGGGCGATGCCGGCAACTATATTGAAGCTGACGATGCAGACGGCTTGCGCGATGCGATGAGCCGACTGATCGATGATCAAGCGCACTGGCAGGCATGCCGGGAAGCCGGATTGCAGCAGGCACGGCTTTTTTCCTGGAAGCGTTGCGCGCAGGCCACGGCCGGCGCCTACCACCAGGCCATGGGAGGTTGAATGCGGGTTCTCCATTTTTTCAAGACATACCTGCCTGACTCGGTCGGCGGTATCGAACAAGTCATCTTTCAACTCTGCGAAAGTGGCGCCCAGCACGGCATCGAAGGTCAGGTACTGACGCTCAGCGCCAATCCCGAGCCAGCCGTGGTACGCCTTGGCCAGCACGAAGTGCATCGGGCCAGACTGGACGTGCAGTTCGCCTCCACCGGGTTTTCCTGGAGCGTGTTCAAGCAGTTTCGCGAACTGGCCGCCGAAGCCGACGTGATCAACTACCACTTCCCGTGGCCGTTCATGGATCTGGTGCACTTCGCCAGCGGCGTGAACAAACCGACGGTGGTGACGTACCACTCGGACATCATTCGCCAGAAGCACCTGCTCAAACTTTATCGCCCCCTGATGAACCGCTTTCTCGCCAGCGCCGACCGGATTGTCGCGGCTTCGCCGAACTACCTGCACACCAGCGATGTGTTGCAGCAGTTTCGGGACAAGACCCGCGTCATCCCGTATGGATTGAACAAGGCAGGTTATCCACAGCCCGACGTCGAGCGCATGAACCGCTGGCGTCAGCAGCTTGGGGATAAGTTTTTCCTGTTCGTCGGGGTAATGCGCTATTACAAGGGCCTGCACATCCTGCTCGACGCCTTGAAAGACGTGGACTATCCGGTGGTGATCGTCGGCGCCGGCCCGCTGGAGCAGGAACTGCACGCCCAGGCCGCCGCGCTGGGCCTGCGCAACATTCATTTCCTCGGCCGTCTGAGCGATGAAGACAAGGTCGCCCTGCTGCAACTGAGCTACGCCATCGTATTCCCGTCGCACCTGCGCTCGGAAGCGTTCGGCATTTCGCTGC
Protein-coding sequences here:
- a CDS encoding glycosyltransferase family 4 protein; this encodes MRVLHFFKTYLPDSVGGIEQVIFQLCESGAQHGIEGQVLTLSANPEPAVVRLGQHEVHRARLDVQFASTGFSWSVFKQFRELAAEADVINYHFPWPFMDLVHFASGVNKPTVVTYHSDIIRQKHLLKLYRPLMNRFLASADRIVAASPNYLHTSDVLQQFRDKTRVIPYGLNKAGYPQPDVERMNRWRQQLGDKFFLFVGVMRYYKGLHILLDALKDVDYPVVIVGAGPLEQELHAQAAALGLRNIHFLGRLSDEDKVALLQLSYAIVFPSHLRSEAFGISLLEGAMYGKPMISSEIGTGTSYINIHNETGLVVPPSHPQAFREAMRTLWENPARAAEMGLKAEARYRQLFTADEMGRKWTELYQELLEEKALSFA
- a CDS encoding glycosyltransferase family 4 protein; translation: MRIALNARILQAPRTGIGHYVAELVNALHAETDIEVALFHGWGWSSQLPEATMPGYSRLTPLLRQIPGAYQARRWLEQKRFDQGPAQPVDLYHEPSLWPLAFDGPTVITLHDLTHLHFPETQPPARLREIERRLADGVRQARIILTDSQAIADEARDYFGLPAERFVVAPLGVAERFHPREPHDIDAVLKAHAVECREYFLCVGTLEPRKNLNLALRAHGRLPERVRQRFPLLIVGMAGWQRDQFSEELNQALACGHVCLLGYLPDEQVAQLLAGARALVFPSLYEGFGLPVLEAMASGTPVVLTRSSAMPEVAGDAGNYIEADDADGLRDAMSRLIDDQAHWQACREAGLQQARLFSWKRCAQATAGAYHQAMGG